The following coding sequences are from one Dermacentor andersoni chromosome 5, qqDerAnde1_hic_scaffold, whole genome shotgun sequence window:
- the LOC129384575 gene encoding uncharacterized protein, translated as MHSNEMQPDTELTGTTEQQDVSAVSIRLPPYWDRNPAVWFLQAESQFILSGVRTEQRKYHLVVSALSPTAAEEVADLLSGPASAAPYSDLKAARLERTTTSQRARMQQLLSAQDLGDRRPSQLLRRMRQLMSGNTTVNDDRLLRELFMQRLPVNVQMILATATVMDLNSLASLADKVMEVVTPAVCNVRPSSTTASSVPQRSSAASPIDMLCNRLEQLVCAAERHRTSPRHGRYRSSSRSRRPREERSRSQTPPRVCFYHRRFGHEARHCLRPCAWQGNQPAEL; from the coding sequence ATGCACAGCAACGAGATGCAACCAGACACTGAACTTACGGGCACGACCGAGCAACAAGACGTCTCTGCGGTTTCCATCCGACTCCCACCATACTGGGACCGCAACCCTGCAGTTTGGTTTCTTCAAGCGGAATCGCAATTTATTCTCTCTGGAGTTCGCACGGAACAACGCAAGTACCACCTAGTTGTTTCGGCACTGTCGCCTACTGCTGCAGAAGAAGTTGCCGACCTGCTTTCTGGACCGGCTTCCGCCGCTCCATACAGCGATCTTAAGGCTGCACGTCTCGAGCGCACAACAACATCGCAGCGAGCCCGCATGCAGCAGTTGCTCTCCGCACAGGACTTGGGAGACCGTCGGCCAAGCCAGCTCCTTCGCCGTATGCGACAGCTCATGAGCGGCAACACAACAGTAAACGACGACCGCCTCCTTCGGGAATTGTTCATGCAGCGCCTTCCAGTAAACGTTCAGATGATACTCGCTACAGCCACGGTAATGGACCTCAACAGCCTGGCCAGCCTGGCGGACAAAGTCATGGAGGTGGTGACGCCAGCGGTGTGCAACGTAAGACCATCAAGCACCACTGCGAGTTCAGTGCCgcaaagatcctccgccgcttCTCCCATCGACATGCTCTGCAATCGCCTTGAACAATTAGTTTGTGCTGCGGAGCGTCATCGCACTTCACCCCGTCACGGAAGGTACCGCAGCTCGAGTAGATCACGGCGTCCAAGAGAAGAACGCTCCCGGTCTCAAACGCCACCACGGGTATGCTTTTATCACCGCCGCTTCGGGCACGAGGCACGCCACTGCCTCCGTCCTTGTGCATGGCAGGGAAACCAGCCGGCCGAACTTTAA